Sequence from the Phaeodactylum tricornutum CCAP 1055/1 chromosome 4, whole genome shotgun sequence genome:
CAGCTACGGAGGTTGGTGCGTCACGGGGAAATACTATGTTTGCGTCACGGGCCATGTGCGTGTAATAGATGCGTTCGAGAGTAGGTTGGTAGTTAGTTTACTGCCAATGATCGTATTGCAGTGTCAGTCCTATGACGACCTACTATTTAAGGATCGGACGACTGTCAATGGCATATATCGGAGAATGACCCAAAGTGCCTCAGCATTCCGGACACGAAGACGTACACTCGCCAAGCTTCCAGGGATGCGATGCCCAGAATTCCTCGACACACGGGACAGCTGGCTTGGTTTCACGAAATCACAATCCCGCGTTTCGAAGAAAGTGGCAAACTCGAGAGCCAAAAAGAATCGGACGACCACACGCATTGCGCATACTCGCACGACTGCCCAACGACAAGCCGAGCCAAGCATCCTCGCGCCATCACGTGATTGTTGCGCGTCTACCAGCACGGGAACGGACAAGCAAAACGTTTTGAAAATCCCGAAGGAAAGCGCTCGTAGTATGGACTCCGCGAAAGTCAAAGAGCTGTTGCAATCTACTGACATTTCCTTGCTGAAGGACACTTTGCGTGTGTACCAAGACGTAAATCCCGAAGAGGACGCACGGCAACAAGAGCAACTGCTCAAACTGCAAATCTTGTTGTGGAGTCGAATATTGCATTTACAGCAGAATGATCCCAACTGCAATCCTCTAGATATCGTTGAATCCTACCACCATTTAAGTCGGTGTTGGATGTCCATGGGGGATACAACCAAAGCCATTGGTCAACTCAGACACGCACTCGCAGTACAAGCCGACAACTGCCAAACATTACAGCTACTGAGCGATGCTCACTTGAGTAGTGCGGATTACGAAAGTGCAATTGActggcaagaaaaagcaatCAATGGGATGCAGGAAAGGAGAAAGGACGGAGCTAGTGTTTGCTTTGCTTACGGCAACCTTGGGGCAATTTTCGAAGCTAAGGGTGATTTTGAACAGGCAATTGCCGTGTTGCAGAAAGGGCAAAGTTTTTGGCCTTCGGACAATAATGTGGCACTCCCTACGGGGGAGGCTGCGGATTTGGCAGTGCGGTTGGGTATGCTGCTGGAAAAAATGGGTCAATACACGAAGGCCGTTCAGGAACTGACCGTGGCGCATAAGATGCTGGTTCATTTGAAAGGGGAGGGTGATGCGCAAGCCGAAGAGGTGGCCTACCTATTGGACATGGCATCGAATATGGTGGAATAAGACAACTTTCGCTGATCCGCCGCTGTGCGCGTCAGCGGGTTGACTTGAGCAATGCTTGTCGGAAGGTATCGTCTAGGCTGTTTGTCAGACTCTGATGCACAAAACGTTATCACACAGGTCAGAAGGGATCGCGTAGAGGCAGTTTGCCAGAATTTGATGCACAAAATCGTCAATACGCAGGGCTGACTTGTGTGCGCGTGCTAGGCATTCTCTAAGTTGGAAAATCGAAAGAGAAGTGCTGTATTAGAAATATGGTTTttttcgttcacagtcagtgcatTGTGTATATGTTTCGGGCCCATAGATTGCATGTTATCGCTATCCCCAGAAATGTTCAAAACACTGTCTGCCTGTCAAAGTTACTCGAAAACACAtgagaaaatacgctaaaggggatgggaaaaggtgaaaaactcgctaaaggggacaaaacgtgttctctctaagtagcttcatttggcaCCAGTATATTGGTAAATAtccaaactatttaaactaaatACCAAACCCAAATTAACCAAGGGGCAGGTCGTCGACCGGACAAATTGCCAATAATCAAGGCCTTCTATCGCTTTTGAGAGAGGCCGGACAAAATCAAACCACTCCTTGTTGTGGAGCCATTGCTAGAATATACTGTacacacttgttttgttggcggTGGGAGATGGGTTGCCCTGAGATCTCTCATCGGACGCGCTGCGATATACCTATACATTTTCGGcaacggttggcatccgtgaaaaaatattttggcattcagtttaaatagtttggaTATTTACCAATATACTGGtgccaaatgaagctacttagagagaacacgttttgtcccctttagcgagtttttcaccttttcccatcccctttagcgtattttctcaaaacacattgactgtgaaggcttCCCGAGCACCAGAAAACAAAGAGCTAATTTTAGAGCAGGTCTTAATTTCCGGAGAAGACACAATAAGGCAGGTGTACTCAAGACATGAACTGCATGCAACAGGTCACCCTATCCATAATTTAGATGCCTCATAGCAACTGCTGTTTCTTCCAGTCAATCTGCTATAGTGGCGCAGGATTCATCGGAAGACTCAAACGGATTTAATTTATCAAGCTGCTGGTTGATTGGGCCATTGGTTCTGAAGAACTAGTCGTGTTTCTACTATTACTTCAACAAAGTCTTATAAAAAAGGATGCTCTCGAATAAATGTCAGATCGTTATGCTCCCAAATATTTAGCAACATTAGCGAACTCTCAGATGAGAACAAAAAATAAATCAAAAAATGTTGTCTGAAAACCGAACAAAGACTTGTTTACAATTAAATTTCGGGAAAATACATCAgtagaaatggaaaaagaaatcgacTTTAATACCGTACGGTACCCATATTCGACCGAAATGACAGCAGATTTTAAAGACAGTTTTTCTAGAAGTAGAACAGGCAAACACATAATGCATCTTTGAATGACTATTTCTGCTTTGGGTcgtatatatatattttttAAATATCAAAGCTTCTGCTTTGAGACTACCACAGGTCATTTGTTGAACCTAACGAATATCTAGTCATTTGTTCAAGCTGGGGAATATCTAGTCGTAATCGTTTActtcatttttcttttgtttcccTTGCTCTCATCTTATCAGATCCATCATTCGCGAAGTGCAGCAGCAGAACTCGaagctttttgaagaagTGCCTAACATGCCGTCCAATGTTCGTGATCTTCTTTCAAGAATCGGAAGTTTTCGGCACTGCAAAGCGGACCGTCAGCAACTTGGCGAGGAAAGCTATACTACTGATCTACATTTGGGAGCTTTTCCATTGTGTCTAAAGCAGGCAAGCCTTTCCTCACAGAGCACACGACCTGGAGATTTTCCAGCATACCTACTGGAAGAACGCGTGTTGGATGGAGTTCGAGAATCTGGATTTCCTGTTGAATGCGACACCAGCTCAAAAAAAGATGCCTCGGTTACTGAAGCAATTGTACTGGATTCTAGCGAGCGTCATAAGTCACAGTGCTCCTTCGCAGAGAGAGGCACCAAAATCAACAGTTGCCCCAGCAGATCACGACGTCGGTCATCAAAAATTGATGACGAAGCTCTGCAGAAGATCAGAGAGCTGGTAGTTCGTACGACAATGAATGCTCGCAGTCATCGTAAAGTTCTTCGAAGTAGTTCTTACGATGGCCAGCGTAGCTCTTCGGAATGCAGGGAATTTTTCAAGCCTTCTTCTGAAGCGTCGAGGAAGGCGTCGTCCAACGTGGTTGAACGCCGCCTGCAACGCCACGGTTCCTCCCGAGCCCGAGAAAGTATCAGCTCTTCGTCTAAGGATACAGGTGTCAAATTTTTTCCAGAACTGGAAGTGGTACCAAGCAAAAGTGAAGCGGCTTCCAGAAAGAAACTTAAGGAAAAAGTCGGACGGGCCAGCACGGTACGGCAAGGAAAAATGCTGCACCCATCTCGAGGTATATTTCGAAGCAAGTCACTCAACACAAATCCCGGTGAAGAAAAACGTTTAGATCAGTCCGCACACAAGACCGGTACGCTACTTTACGATCAGAGACGATCCGTTAACCGTACCGATAACGATCTGTCAGTTTCCGACAATGAGAAAAATCCGAGCGATGTTTCTGAGAGGCTTCAAGCCGCTAGGCGGGCAATGAGGGATTTGTATGTCGACGAGAAAGTTCAAATTCGCTCACAGGCTGCACCGCTAAGTCAGAGTCTTCATACAGGCAGCCATAGAGGCAACCATCGCCACCCTAGTTCTGGTCGGTGTGATCATCGCAGGAGGCACAAAGAAAACGGACTTAGCCAAAGTATGCACGTCCCGAAGCCAGTACAAGGCTTAAAGCGTCGTGACGAATTTGTTCATCACCGATGTAGCAACAATGGTACAAAGAACAGCGCGACTTATTCTTCTGTTCTCGAAGATCTGGTTTCTGTGGCAGCCAAGTCTCCGGGAATGCTATCATCGAATACCGTCAGTCGTTTGGCACGTCAGTACTCTAGTGGATCGTCAAAATCTGGGGCTGAGGCCCAGAAGCTCCCTGGCCGTTCCCGTTGCTCACGCTCGCATCACTTGAGGGAAAAGCCTCATATCGCATCGCTGCGATCATCTGATTTGAAAACTACCGCTCCGGAGTACTACCAGCTAGACATTTTGGATGGAAGCTACCACCGCGAACATGCTTCCAGCTCTGTATGGTCCACTGTGTTCCATGACGATGATTCGCTGACCAGTGCTGCGGAAGCGAGTGACTTTGGAGAATAAAAAATTTTTACAAGTCACTACAAGCATCCTTTGATTTGACAACGGGCGGGGGCTCCCGGTATATAGCAAAATGCTTGCAACCCGTCGGGCAATATTCGCTGTACTCTCGGTGAAGTACGCGTGGGGAAAGGCAACCCAGTGTTAGGTTGGAATTTTAAATCTATCTCCAATGTTTTGTGTTGGGCCAATATGTTTAATAAGTAATGATATATATTGATATTCGAAAAGCGCACCAGGTAAAGATTCGATGACAATGTTGAAAGTCAGACACGGTTGCCATATATCTCAAAGCAAACTTTTACCGAGATTTCCTCGACTGCTCGTAAAtcgactaactgtaagtttaAATGGAGTACGCTGTGACTTCAAATCTCTTACACGAATGACTGCATAGGGCTACGATGTGCCGCCTTTTCAGATAGACTGCCCTGACCAcacactaacagtaaagcgATACAACGGGTTTCATGAAAAATATAACATTTGATTTCTGCGCCTATCACAGTAAATAATATAAACGAGATCGAAGCGTTTTGGACTGTCTTTTCGGGAtgttttgcttttcctcattccaatccaaacaaCAGCAAGGCTCACAGTTCGTTTAAAAATACACACCATCTGTGTAAACCTTCCAACAAGGCGTGATTGAAGATTAATCAGTCTTCGGAAGCTCTGCTTTCCCTGTTTCTGCTAGCCCGAATTGCTCCTCACTAGAGTATACCGGAGTGTGCGATCATCTGAGAGCACCACTATCTGATTTCCAAGATGCCAACACCCGTCGgtagcagcaacaacatcgCAGAAGATGCTCATTTTACATGCGATACCAAGCCGAGAGCCGTAAGAAACGCGAAGACGACCCACCCTGACGGAGACTTTGCCCAGCCAGACCATACCGACGATGTAGCGGAGCCTTCTCCGCCTCCAGCTTCGCTTCGCACAACCTCGGTCGTCAGAGCGCTACCTACTATACCACACGGTCAGGCTCGCACAGCGCTGGCGTCCAAGCTCCGTGCCGTGAGTGTCGCTGCGGAAAGTACTCCGGAGCCGGCGCCAGTCCAGGTACCGAGCACGTCGGCGTCAAAGGTCAAGACTCGCACAGCGCCAGCGTCCGAGCCCGGTGCCGTGAGTGTCGCTGCGGTAAGTGTACCGGAACCAGTGCCAGTCCGCGTGCCAgacgcgtcgtcgtccaacgtCAAGACTCGCACAGCGCCAGCGTCCAAGCCCGGTGCCGTGAGTGTCGCTGCGGAAAGTACTCCGGAACCAGCGCCAGTCCAGCGTGCCAGACGCGTCGGCGTCAAACGTCAAGACTCGCACAGCGCCAGCGTCCAAGCCCGGTGCCGTGAGTGTCGCTGCGGAAAATACTCCGGAGCCGGAGCCGAGCCAGTCCAGTTACCGAACGCGTCGGCGTGCAACGTCAAGACTCGCACAGCGCCAGCATCCAAGCCCGGTGCTGTGAATGCCACCGCGGCAAAAAGACCAGTCCGTGCCAAGCGCGTCGACGTCAGAAATCACGTCTAGTAAAACGCCAACGTTCAAGCCTGGGGCCGTGAGTATCACTACGGCAAGTGTTCCGGAGCCGGCGCCAGTCCAGATGCCAAACGTGTCGGCGTCTGACTTCGACACTCGCACAGCGCCGGCGTCCAAGCCCAGAACCGTGAGTGTCATCAATGCTGATGCTGCCAAATCCTCTAATATTGTAGTAGCAACAATGGAGGGTAGTTCCATTGCCAACAAACCAAGTGATAGAGAATCCGCCAAAGGGAGGGCTTTGAATCCTGGTGCAAGCGCTGCCACAGCCAAGAGTCACTTCGCCACGAAAGGCTATTTGTGCTCAGTCCCTCCAAGCAATGACAGCTTAAGAGCAACGGCGGATTTCTCCGCTGGCAAAAATATTGCTAAGAATACTGCGGTGTCTGGTCATGCAGTGGAGAAGAATCTAGCTTTTCGAGAAGCGACAATCCAGAGAAATACACATTCATTGTCTGGTCAAGATGCTCTTGTGGTAGCAAATGCATCTGACGCCCCGGTATCTGAAGTGCAAGCTGTTGAACCAGGGCATACAAAATCTGTGGCCAATCAAACTATGAAAAATATGCAAACCAAGCTTGAGGAAATGGAAGTGCAACATTTGAACAACAGGAGCGCTCACGAAGACGGAAACAGCAAGAATGACAAAGGGGAATCTTCACCTTTCTCGGAAGCGGGCCTTTCGGCTATGCATCACAGTCACAACTTGAGGCATCTCACAGAACTGTTTCCGGTGGAAACTAAAGGGGACCGCGGAATTGCAAACTCTCCAGACGGTATGTCTGGACTTGCCGCTACTGGCGACGAAAATTTGGCTATTGCTATTGCTGTAGAAGACGTGGAGGAAAAAGGTACTCTAGTAGCAGCTTTTGAATATGATCCAGACGCCAAGCCAACCATCTTCAAAAATCGGAGGTTCCAAATGTACACAATTCTGGGTTGCCTGTTTGCCATTGGTGCTATTGTGACTGGCATTATTGTATCAACCACCAACGCTGGTGAAGATGAAACGGTCTTTGTAACTCTGTCACCAACTATAACTCCGACAATGGCTCCCACCACGCTTATCTTCAACGAGCTTCGCAACGAGTTTGCCAAACAAATCGGACCTCAGGCACTTTCATCAGAGGAGTCATATGAATCGGTTGCAAAATGGATCACAGAAGAAGATCCGCTGCAAGTTACACCGGATGATTCCAATTTTTTGCAGCGGTATATTTTAGCATTATTCTGGTTtc
This genomic interval carries:
- a CDS encoding predicted protein — its product is MPTPVGSSNNIAEDAHFTCDTKPRAVRNAKTTHPDGDFAQPDHTDDVAEPSPPPASLRTTSVVRALPTIPHGQARTALASKLRAVSVAAESTPEPAPVQVPSTSASKVKTRTAPASEPGAVSVAAVSVPEPVPVRVPDASSSNVKTRTAPASKPGAVSVAAESTPEPAPVQRARRVGVKRQDSHSASVQARCRECRCGKYSGAGAEPVHKTPTFKPGAVSITTASVPEPAPVQMPNVSASDFDTRTAPASKPRTVSVINADAAKSSNIVVATMEGSSIANKPSDRESAKGRALNPGASAATAKSHFATKGYLCSVPPSNDSLRATADFSAGKNIAKNTAVSGHAVEKNLAFREATIQRNTHSLSGQDALVVANASDAPVSEVQAVEPGHTKSVANQTMKNMQTKLEEMEVQHLNNRSAHEDGNSKNDKGESSPFSEAGLSAMHHSHNLRHLTELFPVETKGDRGIANSPDGMSGLAATGDENLAIAIAVEDVEEKGTLVAAFEYDPDAKPTIFKNRRFQMYTILGCLFAIGAIVTGIIVSTTNAGEDETVFVTLSPTITPTMAPTTLIFNELRNEFAKQIGPQALSSEESYESVAKWITEEDPLQVTPDDSNFLQRYILALFWFQTTNNGMDPWLSCNRPVGEEDETCMFLNFTTIDDNFEIAYKEESAVRWLSGTNECRWPGIFCHEGSVVSIRLAGCSLNGPIPVELQFLNVLNYLGLHYNLLTGVIPSEVAGLKNLIALELQGNLLEGQIPADLFTSDILLVMNLGDNLFAGTIPDSIGSMSSIQGLFMYGNDFQGQLPDSLGNLSNLQFTRWQRNRFSGSTLPTTIGKLTDLEELWMFSCDMGGKIPTEIGDMTEIQNIRMMNNLFTGLVPPGIGGLTKLTSLELQENRLSGPLPDEIYNLTALTAFALFRNEFTGTISPLIASMQQLQFLVIHTNQFTGPIPNEIALLRNLVTVWIYFNQFSGAVPLDLCELRGPSGLQFLNADCRPVGSPSNDCFCCTACCNRENGACFVT
- a CDS encoding predicted protein → MTQSASAFRTRRRTLAKLPGMRCPEFLDTRDSWLGFTKSQSRVSKKVANSRAKKNRTTTRIAHTRTTAQRQAEPSILAPSRDCCASTSTGTDKQNVLKIPKESARSMDSAKVKELLQSTDISLLKDTLRVYQDVNPEEDARQQEQLLKLQILLWSRILHLQQNDPNCNPLDIVESYHHLSRCWMSMGDTTKAIGQLRHALAVQADNCQTLQLLSDAHLSSADYESAIDWQEKAINGMQERRKDGASVCFAYGNLGAIFEAKGDFEQAIAVLQKGQSFWPSDNNVALPTGEAADLAVRLGMLLEKMGQYTKAVQELTVAHKMLVHLKGEGDAQAEEVAYLLDMASNMVE
- a CDS encoding predicted protein — protein: MPSNVRDLLSRIGSFRHCKADRQQLGEESYTTDLHLGAFPLCLKQASLSSQSTRPGDFPAYLLEERVLDGVRESGFPVECDTSSKKDASVTEAIVLDSSERHKSQCSFAERGTKINSCPSRSRRRSSKIDDEALQKIRELVVRTTMNARSHRKVLRSSSYDGQRSSSECREFFKPSSEASRKASSNVVERRLQRHGSSRARESISSSSKDTGVKFFPELEVVPSKSEAASRKKLKEKVGRASTVRQGKMLHPSRGIFRSKSLNTNPGEEKRLDQSAHKTGTLLYDQRRSVNRTDNDLSVSDNEKNPSDVSERLQAARRAMRDLYVDEKVQIRSQAAPLSQSLHTGSHRGNHRHPSSGRCDHRRRHKENGLSQSMHVPKPVQGLKRRDEFVHHRCSNNGTKNSATYSSVLEDLVSVAAKSPGMLSSNTVSRLARQYSSGSSKSGAEAQKLPGRSRCSRSHHLREKPHIASLRSSDLKTTAPEYYQLDILDGSYHREHASSSVWSTVFHDDDSLTSAAEASDFGE